From Amphiprion ocellaris isolate individual 3 ecotype Okinawa chromosome 2, ASM2253959v1, whole genome shotgun sequence, a single genomic window includes:
- the dipk1a gene encoding divergent protein kinase domain 1A: protein MARGLFPWGFFRKPLYNQARFSYLHMKYLFFSWLAVFVGSWIVYVEYSTYTELCRGHDCKNSICDKYRKGVIDGSACSSLCEKDTLYLGKCFTAKPNSQVYSGSWGDLEGVIKCQMEEAPHYDLGGDMEPRKEAATFSKPTKGTSVEKFREMIFNHLKAKVGDQANLADLATQVLSIADANKDGHISLPEARSTWALLQLNEFLLALVLQDREHTPKLLGFCGDLYVLDKVPHSPLYGISLPWIIEVWIPAGLRRSMDQWFTPSWPHKAKISIGLLELVEDIFHGTFGSFLMCDVSATNFGYNDRHDLKVMDARYIVPEAIFQEEIRQQRCDVDEDCLYGADCLTSCDLTKHRCTPEVTRPNLAKACEALKDYILRGAPSDVSEELEKQLYACIALKGSAEQMEIEHSLILNNLKTLLWKKISHTKDS, encoded by the exons ATGGCCAGAGGTCTGTTTCCATGGGGGTTCTTCAGAAAGCCTCTGTACAACCAG GCCAGATTCTCCTACCTACACATGAAGTACCTCTTCTTCTCCTGGCTGGCAGTGTTCGTGGGGAGCTGGATTGTGTATGTGGAGTATTCAACCTACACAGAGCTGTGTCGTGGTCACGACTGCAAAAATTCAATA TGTGACAAATACAGAAAAGGAGTCATTGATGGTTCAGCCTGCAGCAGCCTGTGTGAGAAAGACACTCTTTACCTGGGAAAGTGCTTCACTGCAAAGCCCAACAGTCAG GTTTACTCAGGGAGCTGGGGAGACCTGGAGGGGGTCATTAAGTGCCAGATGGAGGAGGCTCCTCATTACGATCTGGGAGGTGACATGGAGCCCAGGAAGGAGGCTGCCACCTTCAGCAAGCCCACCAAGGGAACCTCTGTGGAGAAGTTCAGAGAGATGATCTTCAACCACCTAAAG GCCAAAGTGGGGGATCAGGCCAACCTTGCAGACCTGGCAACCCAAGTATTGTCCATAGCAGATGCCAATAAGGACGGCCATATCTCACTGCCAGAAGCTCGCTCCACGTGGGCCCTGCTGCAGCTCAATGAGTTCCTGTTGGCATTAGTCCTACAAGACAGAGAGCATACGCCCAAGTTACTGGGCTTCTGTGGAGACCTGTATGTGTTGGACAAGGTGCCACACTCTCCCCTGTATGGGATTAGTCTACCTTGGATCATCGAGGTGTGGATTCCTGCTGGTCTGCGCCGCAGCATGGACCAGTGGTTCACCCCCTCCTGGCCACACAAGGCCAAGATCTCCATTGGACTGCTGGAGCTGGTCGAGGACATTTTCCACGGCACTTTCGGCAGCTTCCTCATGTGCGACGTGAGCGCCACAAACTTCGGCTACAACGACCGCCATGACCTGAAGGTGATGGACGCACGTTACATTGTTCCCGAGGCCATTTTCCAAGAGGAAATCAGGCAGCAGCGATGTGACGTAGACGAGGACTGTCTGTACGGGGCCGACTGCCTCACTTCCTGTGACCTCACCAAGCATCGCTGCACACCAGAGGTCACCAGGCCCAACTTAGCCAAAGCCTGTGAAGCACTGAAGGACTACATCCTGAGGGGAGCACCGTCTGACGTGAGCGAGGAGCTCGAGAAGCAGCTGTACGCCTGCATCGCACTGAAAGGTTCAGCAGAACAGATGGAAATCGAGCACTCACTCATTCTTAACAACCTCAAGACTTTGCTGTGGAAGAAAATCTCTCATACAAAAGACTCCTAA
- the LOC111579955 gene encoding 60S ribosomal protein L5: protein MGFVKVVKNKAYFKRYQVKFRRRREGKTDFFARKRLVVQDKNKYNTPKYRMIVRFSNRDIICQIAYAKIEGDMIVCAAYSHELPKYGISVGLTNYAAAYCTGLLLARRLLNKFGLDKVYEGQVEVTGDEFNVESIDGQPGAFTCYLDAGLARTTTGNKVFGALKGAVDGGLSIPHSTKRFPGYDAESKEFNAEVHRKHIMGVNVSEYMSYLMEEDEDAYKKQFSRFIKNGVTPDSIEEMYKKAHASIRENPVHEKKPPKEVKKKRWNRAKLSLAQRKDRVAQKKASFLRAQEQEAAD from the exons ATG GGTTTTGTTAAAGTGGTGAAGAACAAGGCCTACTTCAAGAGGTACCAGGTCAAattcaggaggaggagag AGGGAAAGACTGACTTCTTTGCTCGTAAGCGCCTGGTTGTTCAAGATAAGAACAAGTACAACACACCCAAGTACCGCATGATCGTCCGCTTCTCCAACAGGGACATCATCTGCCAG ATCGCCTATGCCAAGATTGAGGGTGATATGATTGTGTGTGCCGCCTACTCACACGAGCTGCCAAAGTACGGAATCTCCGTGGGCTTGACGAACTACGCAGCAGCCTACTGCACTGGTCTGCTGCTGGCCCGCAGA CTTCTGAACAAGTTTGGCCTGGATAAGGTGTACGAGGGCCAGGTGGAGGTGACAGGCGACGAGTTCAACGTGGAGAGCATTGATGGTCAGCCAGGCGCTTTCACCTGCTACCTGGATGCTGGGCTCGCTAGAACCACCACAGGCAACAAGGTGTTCGGTGCTCTGAAGGGAGCTGTAGATGGAGGCCTGTCCATCCCACACAG CACCAAGCGCTTCCCTGGGTATGATGCAGAGAGCAAGGAGTTCAACGCTGAGGTCCACCGCAAGCACATCATGGGCGTCAACGTGTCGGAGTATATGAGCTACCTGATGGAAGAGGATGAGGATGCTTACAAGAAGCAGTTCTCCCGCTTCATCAAGAATGGAGTCACCCCTGATTCG ATTGAGGAAATGTACAAAAAGGCTCATGCTTCCATTCGTGAGAACCCAGTTCATGAAAAGAAGCCTCCCAAAGAAGTCAAGAAGAAGAG GTGGAACCGTGCCAAGCTCTCCCTGGCCCAGAGGAAAGACCGTGTCGCCCAGAAGAAGGCCAGCTTCCTTCGGGCTCAGGAACAGGAGGCTGCAGACTGA